The following nucleotide sequence is from Cucumis melo cultivar AY chromosome 1, USDA_Cmelo_AY_1.0, whole genome shotgun sequence.
ttaatttaaatattatatttaatagatccataaaatttaattttgtatataaaaaaACAGATCGATACAAATCTTAAAATTTAAGATCTAAACTTACCACAAATATAATCGAAGATTTGAATCAAAAAGTAATAGAATCATTCATTGAGAAAAGTGATGAGATTTGTAGTAATGTAATTGAATGCATTAAATGTAACATGTATATGTTGTTAAACAAAAGGTCAAACGTGCCTCTTCAAATAAACATGGTAGATGATTATTATCTTATTAAATGTCTATGATCCAATACCAATTATTAAACTACCAACATTAATATAATGTTCTTATGGATATTTAGATTATTATAAGGATACATACAATTTCACATTATTGCACAACAACTTTGAATAAGAACGGATTTAAACATTTGAATAAGAACGGATTTAAACATCAAAGTGAGCATAATTTAATTGACATTTAAGAACTATAGTTCAAATTTCTTACTTTAATTCCACTCGAAAAACTAAAAGCAAGaacttatttaataaaataaaaatttatttttatctttaaaaatatttattttaattttggaatAAGATATCGATatcataattctttttttttaagatttatctttaatttttaatatcaattttaaaaaaggatAGTTGCAAAAATATAGTAATTagcttcaaaataattaaatatatagtatcattttaaaatttttacaaatatagcaaaatctgtcaaagcCTATCAATGTTAGAAGTGATAGACTATATTATAAATATTGgtatatcaatgatagattaagtaatagattttgctatatttacaatttttaaaaatattactttatacttaattattattccaTTAATTAAACACATTTAATACATATTATGTGATAAGATTGAAATGTTAATTTCAATAattagaaaacaaataaaattaaatatttaggtattattataatagacatttcatacaaatttaaaattgcATGCATGTGGGGGTTttttaaattgcaaatatatagaattttggtaaacatataaataatgatataaaGGTGAAGGTATGTTCATATCTTTTAATTAATCCAACCTAATGATTATTTATAAATTTCTTAGAACAattattctttatttcttcTATGGTAAAGTGGTTGGTTAGTAGTTCTTAGCTTTAAGTGCAAATATTATTGAATGATTAAAGGATTAGAATCTTACTTTTGGTTTTTGAAGCAATCAATCATATTCTTCTACCCGATGAACCAACATTATACAAATTAAAGTCTCGTTAGATAACAATTATTTAGACCACATAACTGAGTTATATCTCAATTATTATTTATCACGTTTACTTTGAATTACAAATTTGTAATATTTATTGTCTCTAATGGTGGCAACAACGATAATGATAGTTTTCAATCCCGATTAAACGATCAGTTTTGATTACAGATTTGAAGGTAGACCCACAATTTCTTAagatttttttagtacaaggCGGTTAGGGTGGGGGTTTTGAACAAGAACTTATATTTACCTTTTATGTTCGTTAGTCGTTAATGTAAGTTTTAAGATAAGATCTCGTAGACACAATTCCTTATGCTTAAGGAGTACAAGTTTTGTAACCTAAGGAAACTTACTTACTTTTCATATCATTATCGATTTATTACATTTCCACTTAAATATGTATTACATTTCGACTTAAATAGATGGTGAAGTcggtttttttgttttctatttttaaaagttaaaccTATAAACATTCCTTCCATTTCAAAAAACTaagctaaaatttaaaaactagaACTGTTTTAAtaaccatttaatttttttgtttaagttttttttttttggtttttgtaattgttttttattttctattttaaaaaattaaaagaaaacgaTGTCTTATAGTagtgtttttatttatttgtttgtttaaaaatcaagagaagttttttttattgacaAACATTGCTTTATTTGAaagtttttataaaaaatcatattataattttaaaataaaaatatcatataaataaaacaacgatataaatattttaaagaggcattttcatatataacgtaataaaccaaaatatttacaaaaataacaaaattaatcaTATATTCTATTGTATAGACATggataaaatatgaaattttattatagttttataaatattttcgacattttttttaaatttaaatttacaatAACTTTCCTACTTTTAGTAGCATTGATCAATCACATtttaaatgaacaaaaataatacaaaaactAAACATAGGGTAGAACGTTACAAACTTTGATATGGAAAGTATAGATAACAGCTCAATTGTGCTAAGCCAATTTTGACAAtcaaattatttacatttttaaaacattagTCAATAAATTGgataacaaaacatcaaaatcTATTTCAAATCGAAAATATATAtctttgatcttttttttttttttgtagcaAATGAAATTATGAAATTTATATCGTTAATTTATTCCAtagattataaaattttaaaacaatttaaaagTTTTAGGCTTTTATCGTCTTCGtgttaacttttaaattttcatcttatatttttgttattgAAAACATATTTCACCTTTTAATTTAATCATCCAATCTCAactaattttatcatttaaaatatttatcttaactcaaatacttatttaaatttaaaatatagacgcttgcaaaaatagcaaaagatTTTATGATAACAGTGTCTATatcactatattttttaaatttgttttaaattgtAAAAACAGCAAATTTAAAAACGGACAATATTTGATATCattaattatttgtcatatttttatattcataatatataaaaaaagtattATGGAActgtttttttctaattttttttttgttatttatgtaatttctttaaaataagaaatttcAGCATGAAgccaaaaataaatattgagtaaaaaaataataaaattaagaatgtatattttgaaggaaaaaaactCCAAAAAGCAAATTAAAATGTTATAGATTAAATTGAGatcaaaacttaaaatttaaaaattaaaattacatataactttttaaaagattttataaatataaaatttaacttttatttattttaaagaaaaaggtATTCTagataacaaattttaaaattagaaaaagtattatttagaaataaatttaaaagatacgataaaagaaaatatttagaTTTCTAAGTTTAATAAAGTAATCGATATtcaaataaggaaaaaaaaagtcgATTTTCaaataaggaataaaaaaaaaaagtcgattaattgttttccttttccttaATGGAAACAGATTTTTCCTTTATAAATTAAACGCAATCTCTCCAACGCTCTAACCatccattcttcttcttcacataTTCAATCGTCTTTTTCAAAAGCTTTTCTCTTTTAACAATGGAGGATTGGGTTCTACTGAAGGTTTTAGGTGAAGGTTCTTGCGGCTTAGTTTGCTTAGCAAAACAAATCACTAAAGAAGAATCTGATCTTCATTATTATTTTGCTGTCAAGCGTGCTTCTCTTCGATATAATTCTGCTTCATTGTTGTGGGAAGAACATGTCTTGAAACATTTAACGGATTGTCCGGAAATTGTTCAATATCTAGGGAGTGAGGTAACTGGAGGAGGAGATTTTCTTGATGATAAGGAACTTTACAATTTGAAGCTAGAGTATGCTGCTGGAGGGACATTAGCTGATTTGATCAAACAAAGAAATAAGTTACCTGAGGATGAGGTGAAGAAGTATCTTCAAATGATACTTAAAGGTCTTTCATGTATTCACCGTAAAGGGTTTGTTCATGTCGATCTTAAGCCTGATAATATTCTTGCCTTTCCTCAAAGCGATGGaaagatgaaattgaaaattgctGACTTTGGACTTGCTGAGAGATTTAAACATGGGGAGGATGATCAAGAAGACAAAGGGTGCGAGCACTATGGCGCATTGAGGGTTAGAGCGACACATAGATATATGTCACCTGAATCCATCGTTCTCAAAGAGATCGATGGTTTGCATGATATTTGGTCGTTGGGTTGTGTTTTGGTTCAAATGGTTTCTGGAGAGCGAGTGTGGAATGATTGCAAAAATTATGAAGAATTAATGACAAAACTTTTGAATAGCAAAGAAATACCAATAATACCGAAGGAATTATCCAAACAAGGTATAgattttcttgaaaaatgttttgTTCGAGACTATAAACAACGGTGGACAGCTGATATGCTACTCCAACATCCCTACCTCAATGAACAAAATAAAGATACGAGTGATGATGAGAAGCTTAAACTTCCAAAGACCGCTTTTTTGCCTCATCAATTCTTCAACAGAAAGGCTGATATGCTAAAGAACGGTGATGAGAAGCTTGAACTTCCAAAAAAGGCCATTTTTTTGCC
It contains:
- the LOC103492884 gene encoding uncharacterized protein LOC103492884 translates to MEDWVLLKVLGEGSCGLVCLAKQITKEESDLHYYFAVKRASLRYNSASLLWEEHVLKHLTDCPEIVQYLGSEVTGGGDFLDDKELYNLKLEYAAGGTLADLIKQRNKLPEDEVKKYLQMILKGLSCIHRKGFVHVDLKPDNILAFPQSDGKMKLKIADFGLAERFKHGEDDQEDKGCEHYGALRVRATHRYMSPESIVLKEIDGLHDIWSLGCVLVQMVSGERVWNDCKNYEELMTKLLNSKEIPIIPKELSKQGIDFLEKCFVRDYKQRWTADMLLQHPYLNEQNKDTSDDEKLKLPKTAFLPHQFFNRKADMLKNGDEKLELPKKAIFLPHQFFNRKADMLKNGDEKLELPKKAIFLPHQFFNRKADMLKNGDEKLELPKKAIFLPHQFFNRKADMLKNGDEKLELPKKAIFLPHQFFNRKADMLKNGDEKLELPKKAIFLPHQFFNRKADMLKNGDEKLELPKKAIFLPHQFFNRKADMLKNGDEKLELPKKAIFLPHQFFNRKADMLKNGDEKLELPKKAIFLPHQFFNRKADMLKNGDEKLELPKKAIFLPHQFFNRKADMLKNGDEKLELPKKAIFLPHQFFNSTAQQSCNDQ